The following are from one region of the Corylus avellana chromosome ca1, CavTom2PMs-1.0 genome:
- the LOC132169550 gene encoding cation/H(+) antiporter 4-like: protein MAGNDLPVEGTITYVNTSSGSSIIDCTQLPGPIDSFGLWNYIGSGSLPFTLPLLQLQMVIIFTLNQAAHYVLKRHGLPKFTTQLLVGIILGPSLLGRFGIIKKVLFSLTSQEIIDMFAHFSFILFFFMSTVKMDLGMIKRTGRKAMVTGVACILSPLLIALLVEMQLERLWPLNKKEAFIIPFVTIQHCVSPFPVLVCLLEDLKILNSELGRFSLSAAMITDLLSVIITIMTSFSRVSRELGNTIAAIDSGAFMIYIIFNIFAIRPTMLWIIRQTPAGKPVKGMYIDAIIVVFLGSALFSHFFGQTLIFGPVILGFAIPDGPPLGLAIVNKLNCFASDVFLPLFVTTCSMRADFSLIKFDSNFVKITAVVIFLIFVVKIVACLVPALYSKMPLNDALALALLLSYKGVIQLSINTFNRDIEAITDQVFALICLHILLIAIFVPLLVKFLYDPSRQYAGYQKRNIMHCTRNAELRILACIHKPDNIGALIKLLEVSCPSRERPLAIYVLHLIELIGRTSPIFISHQMQKKTVSNRSYSENIILAFDHFEQDNPGAVSVNVFTLISPLKSLHENICILGLDKLTSIIVLPFHRKWSIDGSVVESEDNTMRTLNCNVLEVAPCSVGILIDRGHLGQSMVSSNSSYSVAMIFFGGNDDREALTFAKRMANHSKITLTVVHFVSARNEGDAYWDEYFFDSEILKDVKLNNTGNESVTYIEEVVKDGRETALIIRCMVKEYDLIIVGRRNDVETPQTSGLAEWSEFSELGVIGDLLASSDVNSRTSVFVVQQQQNI, encoded by the exons ATGGCAGGAAATGATCTGCCTGTGGAGGGTACAATCACATATGTGAATACAAGCAGCGGGAGCTCCATAATCGACTGCACTCAGTTGCCTGGCCCCATTGATTCATTCGGCTTGTGGAATTACATTGGTTCTGGGAGTTTGCCGTTTACGTTGCCACTGCTTCAGCTGCAAATGGTTATCATTTTCACCCTCAACCAAGCCGCCCACTACGTTCTTAAGCGTCATGGACTACCCAAGTTCACCACACAACTTCTT GTTGGCATAATCCTCGGTCCGTCTCTTTTGGGACGGTTCGGTATAATCAAAAAAGTTCTCTTCTCGTTGACAAGTCAAGAAATAATAGATATGTTTGCTCACTTCAGTTTCATACTCTTCTTCTTTATGAGTACTGTGAAAATGGATCTAGGAATGATAAAAAGAACAGGAAGAAAAGCCATGGTTACCGGTGTTGCATGCATATTGTCGCCATTGCTAATTGCGTTGTTAGTCGAAATGCAACTTGAAAGATTGTGGCCGctaaataaaaaagaagcattTATAATTCCATTTGTGACAATACAACATTGTGTATCTCCATTTCCCGTCCTCGTTTGCCTTCTTGAAGACCTCAAAATCCTGAATTCCGAGCTGGGCAGATTTAGCCTTTCTGCAGCAATGATAACCGATTTGTTAAGCGTGATTATAACCATCATGACCTCCTTCTCTAGAGTTAGCAGGGAGCTTGGTAATACGATCGCCGCTATAGATTCCGGAGCTTTCATGATTTACATTATCTTCAATatatttgcaattcgaccaacaATGCTTTGGATAATCAGACAGACACCGGCAGGCAAGCCTGTCAAAGGCATGTATATTGATGCCATCATTGTAGTTTTCCTTGGCTCCGCgttgttttctcatttctttggCCAGACTCTAATCTTTGGGCCTGTCATTCTGGGATTCGCAATACCAGACGGACCACCTTTAGGATTAGCTATTGTCAACAAGTTAAACTGCTTCGCTTCAGATGTGTTTCTGCCACTGTTCGTGACTACTTGTTCAATGAGGGCAGATTTCAGCCTAATCAAATTTGATAGTAATTTCGTAAAAATCACCGCAGTCgtcatttttttgatttttgtggtAAAAATTGTGGCTTGTTTGGTACCTGCCTTGTACTCCAAAATGCCCTTAAATGATGCTCTTGCACTCGCTCTATTATTGAGTTACAAAGGTGTAATCCAACTTTCTATCAACACATTCAATAGAGATATCGAG GCCATAACAGACCAGGTGTTCGCTTTGATATGTTTACACATCTTATTGATTGCAATTTTTGTGCCACTCCTAGTGAAGTTCTTGTACGATCCTTCAAGGCAGTACGCAGgttaccaaaaaagaaatataatgcATTGCACACGCAATGCAGAGCTTCGAATCCTAGCATGCATTCACAAGCCAGATAACATTGGTGCTCTAATCAAACTACTTGAAGTCTCGTGCCCATCTAGAGAGAGGCCCCTTGCTATTTATGTTCTTCACCTTATCGAATTAATTGGTCGAACCTCTCCTATTTTTATTTCCCACCAAATGCAGAAAAAGACTGTATCTAATAGATCATATTCTGAGAATATCATTCTTGCCTTCGATCACTTTGAACAAGACAATCCAGGTGCCGTATCAGTAAACGTCTTCACATTAATCTCTCCACTCAAGTCCTTGCACGAGAACATTTGCATCCTTGGATTGGACAAACTCACATCCATCATAGTATTGCCGTTCCACCGAAAATGGTCAATTGATGGTTCTGTTGTTGAATCAGAGGACAATACCATGAGGACCTTAAATTGCAATGTGCTTGAAGTAGCCCCCTGCTCTGTTGGCATCCTGATTGACCGTGGTCATCTAGGCCAGTCAATGGTTTCATCAAATTCATCATATTCTGTTGCAATGATCTTCTTTGGAGGTAATGATGATCGAGAGGCACTTACTTTTGCCAAACGCATGGCCAATCACTCTAAAATAACTCTCACTGTGGTTCACTTTGTTTCCGCCCGCAATGAAGGTGATGCCTACTGGGacgaatatttttttgactctGAGATACTCAAGGATGTTAAGCTTAACAATACGGGTAATGAATCTGTGACATACATAGAGGAGGTGGTGAAAGATGGGCGTGAGACGGCATTGATAATTCGGTGTATGGTGAAGGAATACGACCTTATTATTGTTGGTAGACGAAATGACGTAGAGACTCCGCAGACATCAGGGTTGGCAGAATGGAGTGAATTTTCAGAGTTGGGGGTTATTGGAGACTTGCTTGCCTCATCAGATGTTAACAGTAGAACATCTGTTTTTGTggtgcaacaacaacaaaatatatgA